From the genome of Thermogutta terrifontis, one region includes:
- a CDS encoding DUF58 domain-containing protein has product MSPRIAYRYVEPSALARVKNLQLVARGVVEGFISGLHASPYKGFSVEFAEHREYVPGDDPRHLDYRMFARTERLYVKQYEEETNMRVQILLDASGSMNYRHDAQITKLEYGCYLTAILSYMMVRQQDSVGLTVFDEDIRLDMPARSSPQHFNEMMYQLENLTPGKKTGLAEVLHKLANRFKRRCLIILISDLYDDEDKVIRALHHFRHRKHEVILFHVFDKAEIDFPFDDLVLFQDLETDERLQVDPLYVREEYQKLLAEFIGRYRQACLESAVEYVMTDTSVPYDFMLSRYLTKRNQL; this is encoded by the coding sequence ATGAGCCCGCGGATCGCCTACCGATACGTCGAGCCGTCCGCACTGGCTAGGGTCAAGAATCTGCAATTGGTGGCCCGCGGAGTGGTGGAAGGCTTCATCAGCGGACTCCACGCGAGCCCTTACAAAGGCTTCAGCGTGGAATTTGCGGAACACCGGGAATATGTGCCGGGTGACGACCCCCGACATCTGGATTATAGGATGTTTGCACGAACGGAGCGACTGTATGTCAAGCAGTACGAAGAAGAGACCAATATGCGGGTCCAGATACTGCTTGACGCGAGCGGATCAATGAATTACCGGCACGACGCGCAAATAACCAAACTTGAATACGGTTGTTATCTCACGGCTATCCTGTCCTATATGATGGTCCGACAGCAGGATTCCGTGGGACTGACTGTGTTTGATGAAGACATCCGCCTCGACATGCCGGCAAGGAGTTCGCCACAGCATTTCAATGAGATGATGTATCAGTTGGAAAACCTGACGCCCGGCAAAAAGACTGGCCTGGCCGAAGTGCTTCACAAGCTGGCCAATCGGTTCAAAAGACGTTGCCTCATTATCTTAATCAGCGATCTTTATGATGATGAAGACAAGGTGATTCGCGCTCTTCATCATTTTCGCCATCGCAAACATGAGGTTATTCTCTTTCATGTTTTCGACAAGGCGGAAATCGATTTTCCGTTTGATGACCTGGTACTTTTCCAGGACCTCGAGACAGACGAACGCCTGCAGGTGGACCCCCTCTATGTGCGTGAAGAATATCAAAAGCTCCTTGCGGAGTTCATCGGCCGTTATCGGCAGGCGTGTTTGGAAAGCGCGGTCGAGTATGTCATGACGGACACTTCTGTTCCATACGATTTTATGCTCTCTCGATATTTGACTAAGCGGAACCAGCTATGA
- a CDS encoding glutamine amidotransferase, whose protein sequence is MIDISLANGASFFTMGLVLVVAAGLVIFFYWRKFGDLKRGRWQTLVVLRLIAIVIVVLLLFRPVVHFYREENRKPVLVFLLDRSASMKISDDVSGVPRFIQAREKIVQWAEKLRDNFQLVVIPFAERAGEILTVAQLGELSPDGEATSLSRALVAAAKAAPRNEMEGIFLLSDGIHNSARKPQEVSSRLGIPVYAIGVGASLRDSTSYRDIQIVGLDCPERLMLNNLARIRASVEAVGLLGRVVKVGFYEDDKLIEEKELVLDDQPGAQEVVFEYRPAVKGRHTYTVEIPPVSEEKIAENNQRSASALVIEAQIRVLYLEGTLRAEYGAIVDRFLSKDPNIEFYAMVQVRKNVFVKRTNIEGLNLSEIPSDENTLSQFDVFLIGDLDSSYLSAEQQQAIVKRVREGAGLIMLGGYHSLGPGGYGGTPIGEILPIEVGGRDMGQVTDPFLPELTPDGRQHPILANIARFFPSSSKGPEDSTLPPLDGCTRVGNARPGATVLAVCPITPERMPVLAVMPIDKGRSVVFTGDTTRKWQQVPRVLDQESPFLQFWGQLIRWAAGRFEQVETQASLVASTDKAAYEPDEVIQISAVVRDERGEGTDKAKVVATIRAKSGASDKVTLVSRPGPGGHYSASYEPRFSGPLEIQVEAELGEQKLTTEKIVVEVGRPYLEFEKLDLDEKTLTAIASDTGGRYAHISAADYLVDQLNKEQRKKKIYVEQPLFWPPLFWAMFVTVLTVEWILRRRFQLR, encoded by the coding sequence GTGATTGATATCTCCCTTGCCAACGGTGCAAGTTTCTTCACAATGGGCCTGGTGCTCGTTGTGGCGGCAGGCCTTGTCATCTTCTTCTACTGGCGCAAATTTGGCGATCTGAAGCGCGGCCGATGGCAAACTCTGGTGGTTCTCCGGCTCATCGCCATCGTGATTGTCGTGCTGTTACTGTTCCGGCCAGTGGTCCATTTCTACCGCGAAGAGAATCGCAAGCCGGTGCTTGTGTTTTTGCTCGACCGCTCGGCCTCAATGAAGATCAGTGATGATGTCAGCGGTGTACCACGGTTTATCCAAGCCCGGGAAAAAATCGTGCAATGGGCGGAAAAACTGCGAGATAACTTCCAGCTTGTTGTTATCCCCTTTGCCGAACGGGCAGGTGAAATATTGACTGTTGCCCAATTGGGCGAGCTTTCCCCTGATGGCGAGGCCACATCGCTGTCCCGCGCGCTCGTGGCGGCGGCCAAAGCCGCACCGCGCAATGAAATGGAAGGCATCTTCCTTCTCTCGGATGGAATTCACAATTCAGCTCGTAAACCTCAGGAAGTCTCATCCCGCTTGGGAATCCCCGTGTATGCGATTGGAGTAGGCGCGAGTTTGCGGGACAGCACCTCGTACAGAGACATCCAAATTGTAGGGCTTGATTGCCCAGAGCGGCTGATGCTCAACAACCTGGCCCGGATCCGAGCCTCTGTCGAAGCGGTAGGACTGCTGGGACGTGTGGTCAAAGTTGGTTTCTATGAAGACGACAAGCTTATCGAGGAGAAGGAATTGGTCCTGGATGATCAGCCCGGGGCTCAGGAAGTCGTCTTCGAATACCGCCCCGCCGTGAAAGGCCGACACACGTATACAGTCGAGATACCGCCGGTCAGTGAGGAGAAAATTGCGGAGAATAATCAGCGGTCGGCCTCCGCGCTTGTCATCGAGGCACAAATTCGCGTGCTCTATCTCGAGGGAACTCTCCGAGCGGAGTACGGAGCAATTGTAGATCGGTTTTTGTCTAAAGATCCCAATATTGAGTTTTACGCGATGGTACAGGTTCGCAAAAACGTGTTTGTGAAACGTACAAATATCGAAGGACTTAATCTCTCAGAAATTCCCTCTGACGAAAACACACTCAGCCAGTTTGATGTCTTTCTGATCGGCGATCTGGACAGCAGCTATCTGTCCGCGGAGCAGCAGCAAGCCATCGTCAAGCGGGTGCGAGAGGGTGCGGGATTGATTATGCTTGGGGGTTATCACAGCCTCGGCCCGGGTGGTTACGGAGGAACTCCCATTGGCGAAATCCTACCCATAGAGGTTGGCGGGCGTGATATGGGACAGGTGACAGACCCGTTCCTGCCGGAGCTAACGCCCGATGGCCGGCAGCATCCGATTTTGGCCAACATTGCCAGATTTTTTCCATCTTCATCAAAAGGGCCTGAGGACTCCACGCTTCCACCTCTGGACGGATGCACGCGGGTGGGGAACGCCAGGCCAGGTGCGACAGTGCTGGCAGTCTGTCCAATTACCCCGGAGCGGATGCCGGTCCTCGCGGTGATGCCGATCGATAAGGGAAGATCAGTCGTCTTTACGGGAGACACCACCAGGAAATGGCAGCAGGTGCCACGCGTCCTCGATCAGGAATCGCCGTTTTTGCAATTCTGGGGCCAGCTCATCCGCTGGGCCGCTGGGCGATTTGAACAGGTGGAAACTCAGGCGTCCCTTGTCGCGAGTACTGACAAAGCCGCTTACGAGCCGGACGAAGTCATTCAGATCAGTGCCGTCGTGCGCGACGAAAGAGGAGAGGGCACCGACAAAGCCAAGGTTGTGGCCACGATTCGTGCCAAGTCGGGCGCCTCCGACAAGGTGACCCTGGTGAGTCGTCCGGGACCAGGAGGACATTACAGCGCCTCGTACGAACCCCGCTTCAGCGGGCCGCTTGAGATTCAAGTGGAAGCCGAACTGGGTGAGCAAAAGCTCACAACCGAGAAGATCGTTGTGGAAGTAGGCCGCCCGTATTTGGAGTTTGAGAAGCTCGACCTCGATGAAAAAACTCTGACGGCCATCGCCAGCGATACAGGGGGGCGGTATGCGCATATTTCGGCCGCCGACTACCTTGTTGACCAGCTCAACAAAGAACAGAGAAAAAAGAAAATCTATGTTGAGCAACCGTTATTCTGGCCGCCCCTGTTTTGGGCCATGTTCGTCACTGTCCTTACGGTGGAATGGATTCTCCGCAGGAGGTTTCAACTCCGATGA
- the rpmF gene encoding 50S ribosomal protein L32 yields the protein MAVPKRRQSNARTGSRRAHDHLIVPPPTYCPQCNAPVPSHVMCPRCGHYMGRTLTDMEELERLKKQRQARRGKS from the coding sequence ATGGCTGTCCCAAAAAGACGACAAAGCAACGCGCGTACTGGATCGCGGCGGGCGCACGATCATTTGATCGTTCCCCCGCCCACCTACTGTCCCCAGTGCAATGCCCCGGTTCCATCGCACGTCATGTGCCCCCGGTGCGGGCATTACATGGGGCGGACACTGACGGATATGGAGGAGCTCGAACGGCTGAAAAAGCAGCGCCAGGCACGTAGGGGCAAATCCTGA
- the fabD gene encoding ACP S-malonyltransferase, giving the protein MSRIAFLFPGQGAQFVGMGRRLYETLPAAKQLYDRASQILGYDLAKLCFEGPSEDLDSTVISQPAIFVTSLAALESLRADSPDVVLSCEATAGLSLGEYTALVFAGVIDFEDGVWLVQKRGEAMQEASDATPGGMVSILGLERSEVERLCEAARQGEILQIANLLCPGNIVVSGMLKACERAAELASQFGAIKAVPLAVAGAFHTPIMRPADERLAEALERITLRRPRIPVISNVDARPHDDPEEIRQLLIRQVVQPVLWEDSMRYLLAEGFDTFYEVGPGRVLRGLLRRIDRNATCQNVEV; this is encoded by the coding sequence TTGAGCAGAATTGCATTTTTGTTTCCAGGTCAGGGCGCGCAATTTGTAGGGATGGGCCGACGGTTGTATGAGACCCTCCCTGCAGCAAAACAGCTCTATGATCGCGCAAGCCAAATTCTTGGCTACGACCTCGCCAAGCTTTGCTTTGAAGGGCCGTCAGAAGATCTCGACTCGACGGTCATCAGCCAACCGGCGATCTTCGTGACAAGCTTGGCCGCCCTCGAATCGCTGCGTGCTGATTCCCCCGATGTTGTGCTCTCCTGCGAAGCGACGGCCGGATTGAGCCTCGGGGAATACACGGCCCTGGTATTCGCGGGGGTCATTGATTTTGAGGACGGCGTGTGGCTCGTGCAGAAGCGCGGAGAAGCCATGCAGGAGGCTTCCGATGCCACCCCCGGCGGGATGGTAAGTATTCTGGGGTTGGAAAGATCCGAGGTGGAACGACTTTGCGAGGCGGCGCGGCAAGGTGAAATCCTACAGATTGCCAATCTGCTGTGTCCCGGAAACATTGTCGTTTCTGGAATGTTGAAGGCGTGTGAACGGGCGGCGGAGCTGGCCTCGCAATTTGGCGCCATCAAGGCGGTCCCGCTCGCCGTTGCGGGGGCTTTCCACACACCCATCATGCGGCCGGCGGATGAACGTCTGGCCGAGGCCCTCGAACGAATTACTCTCCGCAGGCCGAGAATCCCCGTGATTTCGAACGTCGATGCGCGACCGCACGACGATCCCGAAGAGATTCGCCAATTGCTAATTCGACAGGTGGTTCAGCCCGTGCTCTGGGAGGACTCCATGCGATACCTTCTCGCCGAGGGATTCGACACTTTCTACGAGGTAGGTCCTGGGCGAGTCCTGCGCGGGCTACTGCGCCGAATCGACCGAAACGCCACGTGCCAGAATGTGGAAGTCTAG
- the fabG gene encoding 3-oxoacyl-[acyl-carrier-protein] reductase encodes MSDAQTRRIQVDLSGKVACVTGAGRGIGRAIAVTLGQAGASVACVDVNLEMAQETAATIRSFGKGQAEAFPCDVTDSNQVNATVESIVEKFGGLHILVNNAGITRDGLLLRMKDEQWDAVIAVNLRGTFLFTRAAARYLIRAGGARVINIASISGLMGNPGQANYSASKAGVIGFTRTVAKELASRQVTVNAIAPGFIATEMAHALGEQALEEIKKRTPLGRLGDPQDVADLALFLASDSAAFITGTVIRVDGGLAE; translated from the coding sequence ATGAGCGACGCTCAGACACGAAGGATCCAGGTGGATTTGTCGGGCAAGGTAGCATGTGTTACAGGTGCGGGTCGGGGCATCGGCAGAGCCATTGCCGTTACTTTGGGGCAGGCGGGTGCGAGCGTTGCTTGCGTGGACGTGAACCTGGAAATGGCGCAGGAAACTGCGGCAACGATTCGCAGTTTTGGAAAGGGCCAGGCGGAGGCCTTCCCGTGCGACGTGACCGATAGTAACCAGGTCAACGCGACGGTTGAATCCATTGTGGAGAAGTTTGGGGGGCTCCACATTCTGGTCAACAATGCGGGAATCACCCGAGATGGTTTGTTGCTCCGCATGAAAGACGAACAATGGGATGCCGTGATCGCGGTGAATCTGCGGGGCACGTTCCTATTCACTCGGGCGGCGGCTCGCTACCTCATTCGCGCAGGTGGGGCACGAGTTATTAATATCGCCAGTATTTCAGGGTTGATGGGCAATCCCGGTCAAGCGAACTACTCAGCTTCCAAAGCGGGGGTCATCGGGTTCACAAGAACGGTGGCTAAAGAGCTGGCCTCCCGACAGGTCACGGTGAACGCCATCGCGCCGGGCTTCATCGCTACCGAGATGGCCCACGCGCTTGGGGAGCAGGCTTTGGAGGAGATCAAGAAACGCACCCCGCTTGGTAGGCTCGGTGATCCCCAAGACGTGGCGGATCTTGCACTATTTTTGGCAAGCGACTCTGCGGCGTTTATCACGGGGACGGTCATTCGGGTGGACGGTGGATTGGCGGAATAG
- the acpP gene encoding acyl carrier protein → MASIEERVINIVAESLATDKEKITRSSHFVNDLGADSLDLAELVMALEDEFDISIPEEVASEIQTVGQAIDHIKAAVEGEGTTATADENA, encoded by the coding sequence GTGGCCTCGATTGAAGAACGTGTCATCAATATTGTTGCTGAGAGTTTAGCTACCGACAAAGAGAAGATCACCCGATCATCCCATTTCGTCAACGATCTCGGGGCTGATTCGCTCGACTTGGCAGAGCTTGTGATGGCTTTGGAAGACGAGTTTGATATTTCCATTCCCGAAGAGGTCGCTTCGGAGATTCAGACTGTCGGCCAGGCCATCGATCACATTAAAGCGGCGGTGGAAGGAGAAGGCACCACGGCAACCGCGGATGAGAATGCATGA
- the fabF gene encoding beta-ketoacyl-ACP synthase II — protein MKRRVVITGMGVVTPLSCQVDDLFDRLCRGESGIRLIQGFDTSIFRVKFGGEIRDWNPVGYLDPKEAKRIDRFAQYALVAAMDAVRQAGLDFSREDPYRCAAIIGSGVGGLGEIEMQHRRLLEKGPERVSAFTIPKMMLNAASGCVSIQFGIKGPSYGVVTACASASSAVVEAAKEIQDGRVDVAITGGTEAAVTPLGIAGFSAMKALSERNDAPEKASRPFDRDRDGFVLSEGAGIVILEDLEHARKRGAPILAELLGYGVSSDAGHITQPDDNGTGAARAMADALQNAGLNPEDIGYINAHGTSTPLGDRAETVAIKAVFGDYAKRVSVSSTKSQLGHLLGASGGVELVISVLAVRRGVIPPTINYETPDPECDLDYTPNVARERKISAAMSNSFGFGGHNVSLIVGALRNGD, from the coding sequence ATGAAAAGACGGGTCGTTATTACGGGAATGGGAGTTGTCACCCCGCTGAGCTGCCAGGTCGACGATCTGTTCGACCGGCTCTGCCGGGGTGAGAGTGGCATTCGGTTGATCCAGGGGTTTGATACTTCCATCTTTCGAGTCAAATTCGGCGGGGAAATACGGGACTGGAACCCCGTCGGATATCTGGACCCCAAAGAGGCGAAAAGGATTGACCGATTTGCCCAGTACGCGCTTGTCGCGGCAATGGATGCCGTTCGTCAGGCTGGGCTCGATTTTTCTCGCGAGGACCCCTACCGATGTGCCGCCATCATCGGCTCGGGAGTTGGGGGGTTGGGAGAAATTGAAATGCAGCACCGTCGGCTCCTGGAAAAGGGGCCGGAACGGGTTTCGGCATTCACGATCCCGAAGATGATGCTGAACGCGGCCAGCGGTTGTGTGTCGATCCAGTTCGGCATTAAAGGGCCCAGCTACGGCGTCGTCACTGCCTGTGCAAGTGCTTCCAGTGCGGTGGTGGAAGCCGCCAAAGAGATCCAGGATGGACGCGTTGACGTCGCGATCACGGGAGGCACGGAGGCAGCCGTCACCCCGCTCGGGATTGCTGGCTTCAGTGCGATGAAGGCCCTTTCTGAACGTAACGATGCCCCCGAAAAAGCCAGTCGGCCGTTCGATCGCGATCGGGATGGGTTTGTGCTGAGCGAAGGCGCGGGCATCGTCATCCTCGAAGATCTGGAGCACGCTCGTAAACGGGGAGCACCGATTCTGGCCGAGCTCCTCGGGTATGGTGTGAGCTCCGATGCGGGCCACATCACCCAGCCGGATGATAACGGTACTGGGGCAGCCAGGGCGATGGCCGATGCCCTCCAAAACGCGGGTCTAAATCCGGAGGATATTGGCTACATCAATGCCCATGGGACAAGCACTCCGCTGGGCGACCGTGCGGAAACCGTGGCGATCAAGGCCGTGTTTGGCGATTACGCCAAACGGGTCAGCGTGTCGAGCACCAAAAGTCAGCTGGGGCATTTACTGGGTGCCAGCGGTGGCGTGGAGCTGGTGATCTCCGTGCTGGCGGTTCGCCGTGGCGTTATCCCACCGACGATCAATTACGAAACCCCGGATCCCGAGTGCGACCTGGACTACACACCCAATGTTGCGCGGGAGCGAAAGATCAGCGCGGCAATGTCCAACAGCTTTGGATTCGGCGGGCACAATGTGTCGCTCATCGTGGGAGCACTCCGAAACGGCGATTAG
- a CDS encoding FHA domain-containing protein has product MITAEIIPSRVQSPGDVETTPETVFTIEGSTHNGRRLALQSSRILVGSSQRCTLRLVARGVAPYHCLIIRGRERTIFHALNGHFEHNGQAAERGVLNPGDILAIGPVKLRFARGQNGLNCNATLGQSFGEAVSHRGEPTSRPLGVDTQFQSQAALVADAHTGKNASQAASDEISQTVGWPILTNNPGQNGSSVPGFITETVWNPCGFAEWHYCLPEWNAVNSVACDDPSLTQTANLTAIEESLGRLESLTDRFAESLSSVRLSGDRLAHLVERLQEWIRLSTESRSSTGRSLNIAEEGVEERGEMSPVESPCIGESSDAVQAAIEEPQIGQETVARAAIVEEQPGPIHLDAKIGGKDLPGYPESTGRPDGTLELFRMQIPLECGPGEDQKDEAPPSLESCVAINSPDEAAVEEGVRRYSHYGEDGVQISPCTPGGQEADTPQELDQSVAKESEDGAGCNGEASPSSDGHSESGDHERAVREYMRELLSRLRLASGRGESENADMEGPEPSPQAVTAREMSPTKTRRPPAPNPLSRPRGARRRAVAPEKNLNFAAMRELANLASQAAIDRYARAKLHQAQRSKAAVVLTAIGAAAAIFALDWLWGVSPLGRIAFFVSILVALVYGIQYAVLTGKLIINPRGQLQLAERRIGREMRKLVPPQKPLLPER; this is encoded by the coding sequence ATGATCACTGCAGAGATCATCCCGTCGAGAGTGCAGAGCCCTGGGGACGTCGAAACAACGCCGGAAACCGTTTTCACAATCGAAGGCTCCACCCATAACGGACGGCGTCTCGCATTGCAATCCTCGCGAATTCTTGTGGGATCCTCGCAGCGGTGTACCCTGCGTTTGGTCGCCCGAGGGGTGGCGCCCTACCACTGCCTGATCATTCGCGGGCGGGAAAGGACCATCTTCCATGCCCTAAACGGGCACTTCGAGCATAACGGTCAGGCGGCAGAGAGGGGCGTGCTCAACCCCGGCGACATTCTCGCGATCGGTCCGGTCAAATTGCGGTTCGCCCGGGGACAGAATGGCCTAAATTGCAACGCTACTCTTGGCCAATCTTTCGGTGAGGCAGTTTCGCACCGAGGCGAGCCAACGTCACGCCCGCTTGGTGTTGATACCCAATTCCAATCCCAGGCGGCGCTGGTGGCCGATGCGCACACGGGAAAAAACGCCAGCCAGGCTGCGAGCGACGAAATCAGCCAAACCGTTGGCTGGCCAATATTGACGAATAATCCTGGTCAAAACGGGAGCTCAGTACCCGGCTTCATCACCGAAACGGTCTGGAATCCGTGCGGGTTCGCGGAATGGCATTATTGTCTCCCAGAATGGAACGCCGTTAACTCGGTCGCGTGTGATGATCCTAGTTTAACGCAGACTGCCAATTTGACAGCCATCGAGGAATCGCTTGGTCGACTGGAATCGCTGACTGACCGGTTTGCCGAGAGCCTTTCCTCTGTGCGGCTGTCCGGGGACCGCTTGGCTCATTTGGTGGAGAGGTTGCAGGAATGGATTCGGTTGTCCACGGAGTCGCGATCTTCGACAGGTCGGAGCCTCAACATTGCCGAGGAAGGCGTGGAGGAACGGGGTGAGATGTCGCCTGTGGAATCGCCGTGCATTGGCGAATCCAGTGACGCGGTGCAAGCAGCCATCGAAGAACCTCAGATTGGCCAGGAAACGGTGGCCCGTGCCGCAATCGTGGAGGAACAGCCGGGTCCGATACATTTGGACGCAAAAATTGGTGGAAAGGATTTGCCAGGGTACCCGGAAAGTACTGGCAGGCCGGATGGTACGCTGGAATTATTCCGAATGCAGATACCCCTCGAGTGCGGTCCAGGAGAGGATCAAAAAGACGAAGCACCGCCAAGCCTAGAATCGTGTGTCGCAATCAACTCGCCGGATGAAGCCGCAGTGGAGGAAGGCGTCCGACGATACTCCCACTATGGGGAGGATGGAGTACAGATTTCCCCGTGCACACCGGGCGGCCAGGAGGCAGATACACCCCAGGAGCTCGATCAATCGGTTGCCAAAGAGTCCGAGGACGGCGCTGGTTGCAACGGCGAAGCCTCGCCCAGCTCAGATGGCCACTCCGAATCTGGCGACCACGAACGGGCCGTTCGCGAGTATATGCGGGAACTCCTTTCCCGACTTCGCCTGGCTTCGGGGAGAGGTGAGTCTGAGAATGCGGACATGGAAGGGCCAGAACCGAGCCCGCAAGCGGTGACCGCTCGGGAGATGTCACCCACGAAGACCCGGCGGCCTCCTGCACCGAATCCGTTGAGTCGGCCCCGTGGGGCGAGAAGGCGAGCGGTGGCCCCAGAAAAGAACCTCAATTTCGCCGCAATGAGAGAGTTGGCGAATCTGGCCTCTCAAGCGGCGATCGATCGGTACGCCCGGGCAAAGCTCCACCAGGCCCAGCGCAGTAAGGCGGCAGTCGTTTTAACAGCGATTGGGGCTGCCGCGGCCATCTTCGCCCTTGATTGGCTTTGGGGAGTCAGTCCGCTGGGCAGAATCGCATTCTTCGTTTCCATCCTGGTCGCCCTCGTGTACGGTATACAATATGCGGTACTCACCGGAAAACTGATCATTAACCCTCGCGGGCAACTTCAGCTTGCCGAGCGGCGGATCGGACGGGAAATGAGAAAATTGGTCCCGCCCCAGAAGCCACTCCTTCCTGAGAGGTAG
- a CDS encoding TraR/DksA family transcriptional regulator, whose protein sequence is MNRRQAILNMRQILLKRRDALRRALAGDLSLLRELRTEAGGDIADFALDSVQDEISSQLAEIESRELARIEKALQRMDEGLYGICEYCGCSIPMARLKVLPYATLCVKCQREAELEGEVQERREVDWSRILDTNGSDNDITINDIELDVP, encoded by the coding sequence ATGAACAGGCGACAAGCGATTCTCAACATGCGACAGATTCTGCTGAAGAGGCGGGATGCCTTGCGTCGGGCCCTTGCCGGGGACCTCAGCTTGTTGCGGGAACTCCGCACTGAGGCGGGTGGGGACATTGCCGACTTCGCTCTCGATTCGGTGCAGGATGAGATTTCCTCACAATTAGCGGAAATTGAAAGCCGCGAGCTTGCCCGAATCGAAAAGGCCCTTCAGCGGATGGACGAGGGGCTGTACGGCATTTGCGAGTACTGCGGATGCTCCATCCCCATGGCACGGCTCAAAGTCCTGCCTTATGCCACATTGTGCGTGAAATGCCAGCGCGAGGCGGAGCTTGAGGGAGAGGTCCAGGAGCGCCGCGAAGTGGACTGGAGCAGGATTCTCGATACAAACGGCTCAGACAACGATATCACAATCAACGATATCGAACTGGATGTGCCGTGA
- a CDS encoding mannonate dehydratase, giving the protein MKLGFGLYRHQLTTENFRFARQCGAQWLVVHLVDYFRGHRATDNQPVGEDAWGWAGDPDDPVWSEEFLAQLQEQAEKEGLRIWAIENFDPSMWYDILLDGPRKEEQMQFLQEVIRRLGRAGIAVMGYNFSIAGVVGRKTGPLARGQAETVFVDGPDERPIPDGMVWNMWYRERGSGHIPFFPHDELWRRLKWFLDRLIPVAEEAGVKLAAHPDDPPFPVLRQTPRLIYEPWMFQKLIDLHPSSANALEFCVGTTAEMQGDGDLYDVLDSCSRQGRIAYIHLRNVKGKIPSYQETFLDEGDVEVRKVLQILQKNNFDGVIIPDHTPLLSCAAPWHAGMAYAMGYIRAMLQSLE; this is encoded by the coding sequence ATGAAGCTCGGGTTTGGCTTGTACCGTCACCAACTCACGACGGAAAACTTTCGTTTTGCCCGGCAATGTGGAGCGCAGTGGTTGGTGGTGCATCTCGTGGACTATTTTCGTGGACATAGGGCTACCGACAATCAGCCGGTAGGCGAGGATGCGTGGGGATGGGCAGGCGATCCCGATGACCCCGTCTGGTCGGAAGAGTTCCTGGCTCAGTTGCAGGAACAGGCCGAAAAAGAAGGGCTGAGGATCTGGGCCATCGAAAATTTTGACCCCAGCATGTGGTACGACATTCTGCTGGATGGCCCCCGGAAAGAAGAGCAAATGCAGTTTTTGCAGGAGGTTATTCGGCGGCTCGGCCGGGCTGGGATTGCGGTGATGGGGTACAACTTCTCAATCGCGGGTGTAGTCGGACGCAAGACGGGGCCACTTGCCCGAGGTCAAGCCGAAACCGTGTTTGTGGATGGTCCCGACGAGCGGCCTATTCCCGATGGGATGGTCTGGAACATGTGGTACCGGGAGCGCGGTTCCGGCCACATCCCGTTTTTTCCTCATGATGAATTGTGGCGGCGGCTGAAATGGTTCCTCGACCGCCTTATTCCCGTCGCCGAAGAAGCCGGTGTCAAACTCGCCGCCCATCCTGACGACCCTCCGTTTCCTGTTCTCCGTCAAACGCCGCGACTGATTTATGAACCCTGGATGTTCCAGAAGCTCATAGACCTCCATCCGAGTTCCGCCAACGCTCTCGAATTCTGCGTCGGAACAACGGCCGAAATGCAGGGAGACGGCGATCTGTATGATGTTCTCGACTCATGCAGCCGGCAAGGCAGGATTGCGTACATCCATCTTCGCAATGTGAAGGGCAAGATTCCCAGTTATCAGGAGACGTTCCTGGACGAGGGGGACGTCGAGGTTCGCAAGGTCCTCCAGATTCTCCAGAAGAATAATTTTGACGGTGTCATCATTCCTGACCATACGCCTCTTCTTTCCTGCGCCGCGCCCTGGCATGCGGGGATGGCCTATGCAATGGGATACATCCGGGCGATGCTTCAATCTTTGGAATGA